From a region of the Pogona vitticeps strain Pit_001003342236 chromosome 7, PviZW2.1, whole genome shotgun sequence genome:
- the MYL10 gene encoding myosin regulatory light chain 10: MAPKMARHKKEGGGSNVFSMFDQSQIQEFKEAFTIMDQNRDGFIDKADLRDTFAALGRMNVKNEELEAMIKEAPGAINFTVFLTMFGEKLKGTDPEEIILNAFRIFDREGKGYVKADYMKEMLMTQADRFTEEEVKQTFSAFPPDPSGNLDYKNLVYVITHGEEKD, translated from the exons GCCCCCAAAATGGCAAGGCACAAGAAGGAAGGAGGCGGGTCTAATGTCTTCTCCATGTTTGATCAAAGTCAGATCCAGGAATTTAAGGAG GCATTCACAATTATGGATCAGAACCGAGATGGCTTCATTGACAAAGCTGACCTGAGAGACACTTTTGCAGCACTcg GGCGCATGAATGTCAAAAATGAAGAGCTGGAGGCAATGATCAAGGAAGCTCCAGGCGCCATTAACTTTACGGTCTTCCTTACAATGTTCGGTGAGAAACTCAAAG GCACAGATCCAGAGGAGATCATTTTGAACGCTTTTCGGATTTTCGACCGCGAAGGAAAAGGTTACGTAAAAGCAGATTA cATGAAAGAAATGCTCATGACCCAAGCAGACCGGTTCACTGAAGAAGAG GTTAAACAGACCTTCAGTGCTTTCCCACCGGATCCTTCGGGTAACCTTGACTACAAGAATCTCGTTTACGTGATTACTCATGGCGAGGAGAAAGACTAA